The proteins below come from a single Candidatus Kirkpatrickella diaphorinae genomic window:
- the ligA gene encoding NAD-dependent DNA ligase LigA, whose protein sequence is MTPEKAREEYARLEQQLEEWNHAYYQEDAPVVDDATYDTARRRALEIEAAYPEFCKPDRVTQRVGAPVSSGFRKSEHRVPMLSLDNVFNLAEFEQFLERINRFLGLSEEDFRGLQFVAEPKIDGLSINLTYVNRQLTIGATRGDGTVGENVTENIRTIDQIPTTLPDDAPDEIEIRGEVFMRKDDFLALNEAMQAAAQRPFANPRNAAAGSLRQLDSKVTRERSLSFFAYAQGFASSPVAATHWDYLEKLQKWGFDVNPLRMRLSHPSDVAAEVDQIGQARATLPYDIDGVVIKLDDLTLQNRLGFVGRAPRWATAWKFPAEQAVTRLNTIEIQVGRTGALTPTAHLAPVNVGGVIVSRATLHNEQEIERKDVRPGDLVRIERAGDVIPKIVARVEEDRARGEKFVFPTHCPVCGALAERAEGEAVLRCTGGLTCRAQIIERLIHFVSRTAMDIEGLGTRSIHELFELGLIEKPGDIFRLAQHRDQIVALEGWGDLSADNLFRAIDARRVIPFARFMYALGIRRIGVRNAQLIARHYRDYETWRQAMKEAAIIGSDARLALGSIVGIGTAIALELVNFFTEPRNLETIEDLRAQLDITPAAEKQEGPFSGKTIVFTGTLTTLTRPEAKAIAERLGAQVSDSVSSKTHLVVTGEKAGSKAKKAQELGIEQIDEVEWRRRAGL, encoded by the coding sequence ATGACGCCGGAGAAAGCACGCGAAGAATATGCGCGGCTCGAACAGCAACTCGAAGAATGGAACCACGCCTATTATCAGGAAGACGCACCGGTCGTTGATGACGCCACATACGATACCGCGCGGCGGAGAGCCCTCGAAATAGAGGCGGCCTATCCGGAATTCTGCAAGCCGGACCGCGTGACGCAACGCGTCGGCGCGCCGGTTTCCAGCGGGTTTCGTAAGTCAGAACATCGCGTGCCCATGTTGTCACTCGATAATGTCTTCAATCTGGCGGAATTTGAGCAGTTTCTGGAGCGCATCAATCGCTTTCTGGGGCTTTCTGAGGAGGATTTCCGCGGCCTGCAATTTGTTGCAGAGCCCAAAATTGACGGCCTCTCCATCAATCTGACGTACGTCAACCGTCAACTCACCATCGGCGCCACGCGCGGCGATGGGACGGTTGGTGAGAATGTGACGGAAAATATCCGCACGATTGATCAGATCCCGACCACCCTCCCCGATGACGCCCCGGATGAGATTGAGATTCGCGGCGAAGTTTTTATGCGTAAAGATGATTTCCTCGCACTGAACGAAGCCATGCAGGCGGCGGCGCAACGCCCCTTCGCCAATCCGCGCAATGCCGCAGCCGGCTCCCTCCGTCAGCTCGACTCAAAAGTCACGCGGGAGCGCTCATTGTCCTTCTTCGCTTATGCGCAGGGCTTTGCTTCATCGCCCGTCGCGGCGACGCATTGGGACTATCTTGAAAAATTGCAGAAATGGGGTTTTGACGTCAATCCCTTGCGGATGCGCCTGTCACACCCATCCGACGTCGCGGCGGAAGTGGATCAAATCGGACAGGCGCGCGCCACCCTGCCCTACGACATTGATGGCGTCGTCATTAAACTGGATGATCTCACCCTGCAGAACCGGCTGGGCTTTGTCGGCCGGGCGCCACGCTGGGCCACAGCGTGGAAATTTCCGGCAGAGCAGGCTGTGACACGTCTTAACACGATCGAGATCCAGGTGGGCCGAACCGGCGCACTGACACCGACCGCACATCTCGCGCCCGTCAATGTTGGCGGCGTCATTGTGTCACGCGCGACATTGCATAATGAGCAGGAAATTGAGCGTAAGGATGTGCGACCCGGTGACCTTGTGCGCATTGAGCGCGCGGGCGATGTCATCCCGAAGATCGTCGCGCGTGTAGAGGAGGATCGTGCGCGTGGTGAGAAATTTGTCTTCCCGACTCATTGCCCGGTTTGCGGTGCGTTGGCTGAGCGCGCTGAGGGCGAAGCCGTGCTGCGTTGCACGGGGGGGCTGACCTGCAGGGCGCAGATCATTGAACGCCTCATTCATTTTGTCTCCCGCACCGCGATGGATATTGAGGGGTTGGGGACACGCAGCATTCACGAGCTGTTTGAGCTGGGCTTGATTGAGAAGCCCGGCGATATTTTCAGGCTCGCGCAGCATCGCGATCAGATCGTTGCGCTTGAGGGCTGGGGCGACCTCTCCGCTGATAATCTCTTCCGGGCGATTGACGCACGACGAGTCATCCCTTTTGCGCGATTTATGTACGCATTGGGCATCCGGCGCATCGGCGTGCGCAATGCGCAACTGATCGCTCGCCATTATCGGGATTATGAAACATGGCGTCAGGCGATGAAGGAAGCCGCCATAATCGGGTCGGATGCGCGCCTGGCGTTGGGCTCTATTGTGGGGATCGGCACCGCAATTGCGTTGGAGTTGGTCAATTTCTTCACGGAGCCACGCAATCTGGAGACGATTGAGGATTTAAGGGCGCAACTTGACATCACGCCAGCCGCGGAAAAGCAGGAAGGCCCTTTTTCAGGCAAGACGATTGTCTTTACCGGCACGTTGACGACATTGACACGCCCGGAGGCCAAGGCCATTGCGGAGCGCCTGGGCGCGCAAGTGTCAGACAGTGTCTCAAGCAAAACACACCTTGTTGTAACAGGTGAAAAAGCCGGTTCCAAAGCTAAAAAAGCGCAGGAACTTGGTATCGAGCAAATCGATGAAGTTGAATGGCGTCGCCGTGCAGGATTATGA
- a CDS encoding glycosyltransferase family 2 protein, which translates to MLTTATQPTPSQPRVVVLIPCYNEEITIGTVVRDFKEALPDADIYVYDNNSTDKTIEVARATGAIVRSERLQGKGHVIRRMFADIDADYYILVDGDATYEAASAPIMLQKAMREGLDMVNGARVTDRKAAYRSGHVLGNKILTAMVTTVFGRRLSDMLSGYRVFSNRFVKSFPALAGGFETETEFTVYALELGMPIGEVPTRYVERPPGSISKLRTYTDGIIILKTIVNLCKQERPLIFFSLLALIFALIGLVFGAPIIYTYFKTGFVLRFPSALLATGFEIMAALSMTCALILDSVALARQEQKRTRYLSLPGPAWMDK; encoded by the coding sequence ATCTTGACAACAGCCACGCAGCCCACGCCTTCCCAACCGAGGGTCGTTGTCCTCATACCGTGTTATAATGAAGAAATTACGATCGGTACGGTCGTCAGGGATTTCAAAGAAGCCCTGCCGGACGCGGATATTTACGTCTACGACAATAATTCGACTGACAAGACAATAGAAGTCGCGAGGGCAACGGGCGCGATTGTTCGGTCAGAGAGGCTCCAGGGCAAGGGGCATGTCATCAGGCGCATGTTCGCTGACATTGATGCGGATTATTACATTCTCGTGGATGGTGATGCCACATATGAGGCGGCCAGCGCGCCGATCATGTTGCAGAAGGCGATGCGTGAGGGCCTGGATATGGTCAATGGCGCGCGCGTCACGGATCGCAAGGCGGCCTATCGGTCGGGACATGTATTGGGCAATAAAATTCTGACCGCGATGGTCACGACGGTTTTTGGCCGACGCCTGTCCGATATGCTTTCGGGATATCGTGTTTTTTCAAACCGCTTCGTTAAATCCTTCCCCGCTCTGGCTGGGGGGTTCGAGACGGAGACCGAATTTACAGTTTATGCGCTGGAGTTGGGCATGCCGATCGGAGAAGTTCCAACGCGGTACGTTGAACGCCCCCCAGGTTCAATTTCAAAGTTAAGGACTTATACTGACGGCATCATCATCCTCAAGACAATCGTCAATTTGTGTAAGCAGGAAAGACCGCTCATTTTCTTTTCTCTTCTGGCTCTTATTTTTGCACTGATCGGACTCGTCTTCGGTGCGCCCATCATTTATACTTATTTTAAGACGGGATTCGTTTTACGTTTTCCTTCGGCTCTTCTGGCAACAGGGTTTGAGATTATGGCAGCCTTATCCATGACCTGCGCCCTTATTCTGGATAGTGTGGCCCTGGCACGTCAGGAGCAGAAGCGCACGCGCTACCTTTCCCTTCCCGGACCGGCATGGATGGATAAATGA
- the gpt gene encoding xanthine phosphoribosyltransferase encodes MATEYLTITWDQLHADARRLARTLLGAKSYRGILAIARGGLIPAAIMARELDIRRVQTILIESYTGLRAETRGTVKVLEQPPLDAGGAGYLIIDDLVDTGETARIVRELYPESTFACLYAKPLGRSRADYYTREVRQDIWVLFP; translated from the coding sequence ATGGCGACGGAGTATTTGACCATCACGTGGGACCAGCTACATGCAGATGCGCGCCGTCTCGCGCGCACTCTGCTGGGCGCGAAATCTTACAGAGGAATTCTGGCTATTGCGCGGGGCGGCCTGATCCCTGCCGCGATCATGGCACGAGAATTGGATATTCGCCGCGTTCAGACCATCTTAATCGAAAGTTACACGGGTCTGCGCGCAGAAACGCGTGGCACCGTCAAAGTGTTAGAGCAGCCTCCTCTCGATGCGGGTGGCGCGGGTTACCTCATTATTGATGACCTTGTGGATACAGGCGAGACAGCGCGAATTGTCCGGGAATTATACCCTGAATCCACATTTGCCTGTCTTTACGCAAAGCCTTTGGGGCGGTCGCGCGCAGATTATTATACGCGTGAAGTCCGTCAGGACATCTGGGTGCTCTTCCCGTGA
- a CDS encoding homoserine kinase, with protein MAVYTRVGDADLAAFLENYALGACLSFQEIAEGVENSNFLLQTTHARYILTIFEKRVAQDDLPWFMGLMAHLNGHGLECPRPVAGQDGQVLRPLLGKMAAITTFLPGRPATELTADQCHEAGHCLAQLHLAARGYAAQRANDFGPAAWEPLLNRVQDAATPDNAGPILPLIAQMTDSLPRILAHWPRPDALPSGHIHADFFPDNVFFGEEGKISGVIDFYFACSDRLAYDLAIALNAWCFPDDRELSPILSAAMLAGYQSVRPLTDAEKAALPLLAQGGATRFLLTRLYDWISTPADALVTRKDPASFMHRLQYWQKNRALELS; from the coding sequence ATGGCGGTATATACAAGGGTCGGGGACGCGGATCTCGCAGCGTTTCTGGAAAATTACGCATTGGGCGCCTGTCTCTCCTTCCAGGAGATCGCGGAAGGCGTCGAAAATAGCAATTTCCTCCTCCAGACCACGCACGCGCGCTACATTCTGACAATTTTTGAAAAGCGCGTGGCGCAGGATGATCTGCCATGGTTTATGGGCCTGATGGCGCATCTCAATGGGCACGGCCTGGAATGTCCGCGCCCCGTCGCCGGGCAGGATGGGCAGGTTTTAAGACCGCTCCTTGGCAAGATGGCGGCGATCACGACATTTCTGCCCGGACGACCTGCGACAGAGCTTACAGCGGATCAGTGTCACGAAGCCGGGCATTGCCTCGCGCAATTACATCTGGCCGCGCGGGGTTATGCTGCGCAGCGTGCCAATGATTTCGGCCCTGCCGCCTGGGAGCCTCTTCTCAACAGAGTGCAGGACGCCGCCACGCCTGATAATGCGGGCCCCATATTGCCGCTTATTGCGCAAATGACGGATTCCCTGCCGCGCATCCTTGCCCATTGGCCGCGCCCCGACGCTTTACCATCCGGACATATCCATGCGGACTTCTTTCCGGATAATGTGTTTTTTGGGGAAGAGGGCAAAATATCCGGGGTGATTGATTTCTATTTCGCATGTTCGGATCGCCTCGCTTACGATCTCGCCATCGCGCTGAATGCCTGGTGTTTTCCGGATGACCGTGAGTTAAGCCCGATTTTGAGCGCGGCCATGCTGGCCGGTTATCAGTCAGTCCGCCCCTTGACCGATGCGGAAAAGGCGGCTCTCCCCCTACTTGCGCAGGGAGGGGCCACGCGCTTTCTGCTAACGCGCTTATATGACTGGATCTCAACCCCCGCTGACGCGCTTGTCACGCGTAAGGACCCTGCTTCATTTATGCACCGCCTGCAATATTGGCAGAAGAATCGCGCTTTGGAGTTGAGCTGA
- a CDS encoding ABC transporter substrate-binding protein, with translation MMRPISRRAVMGGLGASAMALGTGFYLTRPHQSAELENHDEIPGPLRMAWANGRYEPMLALCENGLFTQHGLHVTEAPTEDDNHSIDLMSPPDPVDIVVAPLLDWIPAFYRPNVAPPPAKLVCSIRTGYYRVVVQRNRRINKTADLRGKTIGITSFHGADRRFLSIRLRRKFMHPTTDVTWVELPASEMAQAFIDGKIDAFVLHDDASWRVLKAVGKRGWNMLDSMTGLARNRVDLVLGIADTTLQKYPQLAKRLASCFLAAQHAYKGQIDALIKDWSARPDAPKDLAGMLRRQTGGTVMTDDLLRVQVAQYVDEFKLIKQIPGTTHAADIAAALTYEV, from the coding sequence ATGATGCGGCCCATATCCCGACGTGCAGTGATGGGCGGTCTCGGCGCATCCGCGATGGCTTTGGGTACCGGCTTTTATCTTACAAGGCCGCATCAATCTGCTGAGCTTGAGAATCATGATGAGATACCGGGTCCACTGCGCATGGCCTGGGCCAATGGTCGGTATGAGCCCATGCTCGCCCTCTGTGAGAATGGTCTTTTTACGCAGCATGGCCTTCATGTGACAGAAGCACCGACGGAGGATGACAATCATTCCATCGACCTCATGAGCCCACCTGACCCTGTCGATATCGTGGTCGCACCCCTTCTGGACTGGATACCAGCATTCTACCGTCCCAACGTCGCCCCGCCCCCGGCGAAACTCGTCTGCAGCATCAGGACCGGATATTACCGCGTTGTCGTGCAGCGTAACCGGCGCATCAATAAAACGGCGGATCTCCGTGGCAAAACAATCGGGATCACGTCTTTCCACGGTGCGGATCGTCGCTTTCTCAGCATTCGGCTGCGACGAAAATTCATGCATCCGACGACTGATGTCACCTGGGTGGAGCTACCCGCATCGGAAATGGCGCAAGCCTTTATTGATGGCAAAATTGATGCGTTCGTCCTGCATGATGATGCCTCCTGGCGTGTGCTCAAAGCGGTTGGCAAGCGCGGGTGGAATATGCTGGATAGTATGACCGGTCTGGCCCGAAACCGCGTGGACCTCGTCCTGGGCATCGCGGACACGACATTGCAGAAATATCCTCAATTGGCGAAACGACTTGCTTCCTGCTTTCTTGCGGCCCAACACGCTTATAAGGGCCAGATTGACGCCCTCATCAAAGACTGGAGCGCGCGCCCTGATGCGCCGAAGGACCTGGCGGGCATGCTGAGACGCCAGACAGGGGGAACTGTTATGACGGATGATCTGCTGCGTGTGCAGGTCGCGCAATATGTGGATGAATTCAAACTGATAAAGCAGATACCGGGCACAACGCACGCCGCCGACATCGCCGCCGCCCTGACATATGAGGTTTGA
- a CDS encoding PEGA domain-containing protein, with protein MILEKLMRLCKLSILALPFSISACAAIIDGTSQQIAINSNPPGAECAVYRNGEKIGTVQQTPSSVLVKKSKHDLWIECAKPGYENSRYLNHSGLAGSVFGNIALGGFIGVAVDSASGADNKYDPAVNISLTKSDDPKKEAVLPQFFANGDGRK; from the coding sequence TTGATTTTGGAAAAACTCATGCGCCTCTGCAAATTGTCAATTTTAGCTCTACCCTTCTCTATTTCGGCCTGTGCTGCGATCATTGATGGCACAAGCCAACAGATTGCGATCAATTCGAACCCGCCGGGCGCTGAATGCGCCGTCTACCGTAATGGGGAGAAGATCGGCACCGTTCAACAGACGCCTTCGAGCGTTCTCGTAAAAAAATCGAAACATGATTTATGGATTGAGTGCGCAAAGCCAGGTTACGAAAATTCCCGGTATCTCAATCACTCCGGCCTGGCTGGCTCGGTATTCGGAAACATCGCGCTGGGAGGCTTTATTGGGGTCGCTGTTGATAGCGCGTCCGGTGCGGATAATAAATATGATCCCGCCGTGAACATCTCCCTCACCAAGTCGGACGATCCAAAGAAGGAAGCGGTCCTGCCGCAATTTTTTGCAAATGGCGACGGTCGGAAGTGA
- a CDS encoding DUF2142 domain-containing protein yields the protein MKLSPQITLYGVLTACFLLLFCFAELPFMEPDSGNHFRRAFQIAHGQLIGKKVSPVSSGGESLKNFEEDQAAYFPGFFDRHWKVPAGAHVKAQKDTINGPTEYSQFSNTVIYEPIFYLPDAVAINIARIFDFSVFDTMHLMRVLTAITSFIITLIALMIVPANRRFLLLFVVSIPEVLLSYASISYDALLIAFSVLASAALCKAYEAETYETKRAGLILFFAVSSIIVASKPPYVSILLFPVLTTPLLALPFRKILGWTALSFLPTIFWGAIGIRPVITPTWVGRSDVTGQIAYLLHHPFQIFSITYNTVTRHGAALLAQSIGTIRWYGAWLPISYYIFVGIAFLLLLIAFVALIVRSRGRRVPLILMFLNFPLCAFLVSLSIYLTWDGVGDDNIWGINGRYFTAIMVFVPILFFLNGEFSAYLKRAEKIVTYIFLPVSLLITLWTLVSLNYALPI from the coding sequence ATGAAGCTTTCTCCTCAAATCACGCTTTATGGCGTTCTGACAGCTTGCTTTCTCCTCTTATTCTGTTTCGCCGAACTCCCATTTATGGAGCCGGATTCCGGCAATCACTTCAGGCGCGCCTTTCAAATCGCGCATGGCCAGCTCATCGGTAAAAAAGTCAGTCCGGTGAGCAGTGGCGGGGAGAGCCTCAAAAATTTTGAGGAAGATCAGGCCGCTTACTTCCCCGGATTTTTCGACCGACATTGGAAAGTGCCTGCAGGCGCCCACGTCAAGGCGCAAAAAGATACGATCAACGGCCCTACCGAATACAGCCAATTTTCAAACACTGTCATCTATGAGCCGATTTTCTACCTGCCAGATGCGGTCGCGATCAACATTGCACGGATTTTTGACTTTTCAGTCTTTGATACGATGCATCTGATGAGGGTCCTGACGGCGATCACATCATTCATCATCACACTCATCGCCCTCATGATTGTCCCTGCCAATCGGCGATTTCTCCTCCTCTTCGTTGTAAGTATCCCGGAGGTGTTGCTCTCTTATGCCTCCATTTCCTACGATGCGCTGCTCATCGCCTTTTCCGTGCTTGCTTCCGCCGCATTGTGCAAAGCTTATGAAGCCGAGACATATGAGACGAAACGTGCGGGGCTGATCCTGTTTTTTGCGGTATCCTCCATTATTGTGGCGTCGAAACCGCCTTACGTGTCCATCCTCCTATTTCCCGTTCTGACAACGCCTCTCCTTGCCCTGCCATTCAGGAAAATCCTCGGATGGACGGCCTTATCCTTTCTGCCGACAATATTCTGGGGTGCAATCGGCATTCGTCCTGTCATCACGCCGACATGGGTCGGGCGATCAGACGTAACCGGACAAATTGCCTATCTCCTCCATCATCCCTTCCAGATTTTCAGCATTACTTACAATACGGTAACTCGACATGGCGCGGCCCTGCTGGCGCAATCCATTGGCACGATCCGCTGGTATGGTGCCTGGCTGCCGATATCCTATTACATCTTTGTGGGCATCGCATTTCTGCTGCTTCTCATCGCTTTTGTCGCGCTTATTGTCAGGTCGCGGGGCAGAAGAGTGCCGCTCATCCTGATGTTCCTGAATTTTCCGCTCTGCGCTTTTCTCGTGAGCCTGTCTATTTACCTCACCTGGGATGGGGTCGGTGACGACAACATATGGGGCATTAATGGCCGGTATTTCACGGCCATCATGGTGTTCGTGCCGATCCTGTTTTTCCTGAATGGGGAGTTTTCCGCTTACCTCAAGCGCGCAGAAAAAATCGTCACATATATTTTCCTACCCGTTTCGCTGCTTATTACACTCTGGACGCTTGTTTCACTGAATTACGCTCTGCCGATTTAA
- the rnhA gene encoding ribonuclease HI produces MKESPQERPMVEAWTDGGCRPNPGPGGWGVLLRFGGKEREISGADPDTTNNRMEMTAAASALEALTRPCRVTLYTDSAYVKDGMTRWLTGWTRRNWRSASGDPVKNMDLWKRLLDAAQPHDVTWVWVKGHSGHPENDRVDALATSALEAATSEPPS; encoded by the coding sequence ATGAAAGAATCCCCGCAGGAACGCCCGATGGTGGAAGCCTGGACCGATGGCGGGTGTCGTCCCAACCCAGGTCCTGGCGGGTGGGGGGTTCTTCTTCGCTTTGGTGGCAAAGAGCGTGAGATTTCCGGCGCCGACCCTGATACGACCAATAACCGCATGGAAATGACCGCGGCCGCATCCGCCTTGGAGGCGCTGACCCGCCCCTGTCGCGTCACGCTTTACACAGATAGCGCTTATGTCAAAGACGGGATGACGCGATGGCTCACCGGCTGGACGCGGCGGAACTGGCGCAGCGCATCTGGTGATCCCGTCAAAAATATGGATCTCTGGAAACGCCTTCTCGACGCGGCGCAGCCCCATGATGTGACCTGGGTGTGGGTCAAGGGGCATAGCGGCCACCCTGAAAATGACCGCGTCGACGCTTTGGCAACATCGGCGCTTGAGGCGGCCACGTCAGAGCCGCCCTCCTGA
- a CDS encoding hemolysin family protein, whose translation MTLFLFGAASMLALIAVSIFISLSEISFAAAREMRLRSLAEQGDGRAQTFLKLRRNSGQVITVLQICLNAVGVLGGVVSSELLTPAFASVFMQLGVTNDISTKSAAALSFVLVTGLFVLFADLLPKRVAINDPDRIALRMGVFLTLALKLLYPAVWLFTKISDFLLNLLRIPAASTVQNVTEEDLNAILAAGTASGALLKQEHQLIQNVLALQDRSVTSAMTPRDEIVFLDVNEGIERQRDKVRAKPYSLYPVCRGGLDHIIGSVRAEDILAAAVDESPLKKNGTEKSDLLSNLRRDVLTLPETLNLWDTLAQFDAHNAGFALIVNEYGLIVGLITFKDITGALMDGLASPFEEQAIVRRDAHSWLIDGAAPIGDVFRELDINGMDDDRELFDTIGGFVMHRLRRMARKADHIEAAGFRFEVVSVDGFRINQLLVSRAPNSSDATASTY comes from the coding sequence ATGACGCTGTTTCTATTCGGAGCCGCGTCAATGCTTGCCTTGATCGCTGTCTCTATATTCATCTCCCTGTCGGAGATTTCTTTTGCCGCAGCACGGGAGATGCGCCTGCGTTCCCTTGCGGAACAGGGCGATGGCCGGGCGCAGACCTTCCTGAAATTGCGGCGCAATAGCGGGCAGGTCATTACCGTTTTACAGATCTGCCTCAATGCTGTCGGCGTTCTGGGCGGTGTGGTGTCGAGTGAACTCCTGACGCCAGCCTTCGCCAGTGTCTTCATGCAATTGGGCGTGACCAACGACATCAGCACCAAAAGCGCAGCGGCCCTATCGTTCGTGCTTGTCACCGGGTTATTTGTGCTCTTCGCGGATCTGCTGCCGAAACGCGTAGCGATAAATGACCCGGATCGAATCGCTCTGCGCATGGGTGTATTTCTCACGCTCGCGCTGAAGCTGCTTTACCCCGCTGTCTGGCTTTTCACGAAAATCTCCGACTTTCTGCTCAATCTGCTGCGCATTCCCGCCGCCTCCACCGTCCAGAATGTGACGGAGGAGGATCTCAACGCCATCCTCGCTGCGGGGACCGCGTCAGGCGCTCTGCTGAAGCAGGAGCATCAATTGATCCAGAATGTCCTGGCATTGCAGGATCGCTCCGTCACGTCGGCTATGACGCCTCGGGATGAAATTGTCTTCCTCGATGTGAATGAGGGCATTGAGAGGCAGCGCGACAAGGTACGCGCCAAACCTTACTCCCTCTACCCTGTCTGTCGCGGCGGACTGGATCACATTATCGGCTCCGTCCGCGCGGAGGATATCCTTGCGGCCGCCGTCGATGAATCGCCTCTGAAGAAAAACGGCACGGAGAAGTCGGATCTTCTGTCAAATCTGCGACGTGACGTTTTAACATTGCCGGAGACGTTGAATCTCTGGGACACGCTCGCACAATTTGATGCTCATAATGCGGGATTTGCGCTGATCGTCAATGAATACGGCCTGATTGTCGGGCTGATCACATTCAAAGACATTACGGGCGCGTTGATGGACGGGCTTGCCAGCCCGTTTGAAGAGCAGGCCATCGTGCGGCGCGATGCGCATTCCTGGCTTATCGATGGCGCGGCCCCTATTGGCGATGTCTTTCGTGAACTCGATATTAATGGCATGGATGATGATCGGGAACTGTTTGACACGATTGGCGGATTTGTCATGCATCGCCTCCGCCGCATGGCGCGCAAGGCGGACCATATTGAGGCGGCAGGCTTCCGCTTTGAAGTCGTGAGTGTTGATGGGTTCCGCATTAATCAGCTTCTCGTGTCACGTGCGCCGAACAGCTCTGACGCGACAGCCTCGACTTACTGA